A single genomic interval of Salinarchaeum sp. IM2453 harbors:
- a CDS encoding histone deacetylase, whose product MNYGYNSACLAHETGSRHPESPDRLRAIKEGLKRKHGVNYVTPDTADKSSLKAVHDDEYIEELETFCADGGGKWDPDTTAVEETWDAILASVGMAQWATREALEGKTGRETAFSLGRPPGHHAVEDDAMGFCFANNIALAAQTALNEGASRVSIVDFDVHHGNGTQDIFYDRDDVFFTSVHEENIYPGSGEISETGKGDGEGNTLNVPLPSGSGDVAYRTVFNEILEPALKQYDPDVLLVSSGFDAHRHDPISRMTLTTEGYGMLAKQLQDIAEDLDIGLAFVLEGGYALEVLAESVRKVHEVFDGYDPVIPDGEPSEKLISRIDRVQEANSMIE is encoded by the coding sequence ATGAACTACGGGTATAATTCGGCGTGTCTCGCCCACGAAACCGGTTCGCGGCATCCAGAGAGTCCCGACCGTCTTCGAGCAATCAAAGAAGGGCTCAAACGGAAACACGGCGTCAATTACGTAACCCCTGATACAGCGGACAAATCAAGCTTAAAAGCAGTACACGACGACGAGTATATTGAAGAACTAGAAACGTTCTGTGCAGATGGCGGAGGAAAGTGGGATCCAGACACAACCGCAGTTGAAGAGACATGGGATGCAATCTTAGCATCAGTTGGAATGGCACAGTGGGCTACGAGAGAAGCACTTGAGGGGAAAACAGGGCGAGAAACGGCATTTTCACTTGGTCGCCCGCCAGGTCATCACGCCGTTGAGGATGATGCAATGGGGTTTTGCTTTGCAAATAATATCGCACTTGCAGCGCAGACAGCACTAAATGAAGGTGCATCTCGTGTAAGTATTGTAGATTTTGATGTACATCACGGAAACGGGACACAAGATATATTCTATGATCGTGATGATGTCTTTTTTACGTCAGTTCATGAAGAGAATATCTATCCTGGTAGCGGAGAAATCTCTGAAACAGGTAAAGGAGATGGAGAAGGGAATACACTCAATGTTCCTCTACCATCCGGATCAGGAGATGTGGCATACCGGACAGTATTTAACGAAATCCTCGAGCCGGCTCTGAAGCAGTATGATCCCGACGTCTTGCTCGTCAGTTCTGGGTTTGATGCACACAGGCATGATCCAATCTCAAGGATGACACTAACAACAGAGGGGTACGGAATGCTGGCCAAGCAGCTCCAAGATATTGCAGAAGACCTAGATATCGGACTGGCATTCGTGCTTGAAGGGGGATACGCATTAGAAGTGCTTGCAGAATCGGTTAGAAAGGTCCATGAGGTATTTGATGGGTATGATCCAGTCATCCCAGATGGAGAGCCATCAGAGAAACTTATCTCCCGTATCGACCGTGTCCAAGAAGCGAATTCGATGATTGAATAG
- a CDS encoding histone family protein: protein MSVELPFAPVDEIIRRNAEDYRVSAEAAEVLALQIQDYGARLAEAAADKATEDGRKTLMASDFDVQQVVKKDDLTLPIAPVDRIARMNINDTYRVSMDARIALADILEEFADNVAGKAAILADHAGRKTIKAADIETYFELFESN from the coding sequence ATGAGCGTTGAGTTACCGTTCGCCCCCGTCGATGAGATCATTCGTCGAAATGCTGAGGACTATCGAGTGAGCGCAGAGGCAGCTGAGGTCCTCGCACTACAAATTCAGGATTACGGGGCAAGACTCGCAGAAGCTGCTGCCGACAAAGCAACGGAAGACGGACGAAAAACGTTAATGGCATCGGACTTTGATGTTCAGCAAGTCGTTAAAAAGGACGATCTAACATTGCCAATCGCCCCTGTTGATCGAATCGCACGGATGAATATCAACGATACATATCGTGTGTCAATGGATGCCCGCATCGCACTTGCGGATATTCTAGAAGAGTTCGCTGACAACGTCGCAGGGAAAGCCGCTATCTTGGCAGATCACGCGGGGCGAAAAACGATAAAGGCTGCAGATATCGAAACATATTTCGAATTATTCGAGTCGAATTGA
- a CDS encoding single-stranded DNA binding protein → MGAIEETYEEEIDADISLEEYRTAVQDRIEQMGGLADEETAAMLVAHELEEDGGEVGNIAEIKPKMDEVKFVGKVISVGELRAFERDEETDEEDDEAKGHVVNLELADESGQIRVALWDGLAVDASETLEEGQVLRVKGRPKEGYSGVEVNAEKAEPDTETEINVSVADTYQISDLSLGLSDVNLKGKVLDTEPVRTFDRDDGSEGKVANLVLGDETGRIRVTLWDEKAPQTEELAEGQSVEVIDGYVRERDGSLELHAGNRGAIEKLDEEIEYEPTGTPIGEVEMGDTVDLVGVIRSSDPKRTFDRDDGSEGQVRNIRIQDDTDDIRVALWGDLADKEIGPGERIAVTDVEIEDGWQDDLEGSANWQSSITVLDTDPAPQQESTADSGVNLSSFEDTEQSTDVGKIESSTEVESTEQQQSGSGDSIEFTGTVVQSRNPVILDNGEETISIETDKQVNLGEEITVRGEKRENGRIVAAEII, encoded by the coding sequence ATGGGCGCGATCGAAGAGACATATGAGGAGGAGATTGATGCAGATATTTCATTAGAGGAGTATCGAACTGCCGTACAGGATCGGATCGAGCAGATGGGAGGACTTGCAGATGAAGAAACAGCTGCAATGCTTGTTGCCCATGAACTCGAAGAAGATGGTGGAGAAGTGGGGAACATTGCCGAAATTAAGCCAAAGATGGATGAGGTGAAATTTGTCGGAAAGGTAATATCAGTCGGTGAACTCCGAGCATTCGAGAGGGATGAAGAAACAGATGAGGAGGACGACGAAGCCAAAGGACACGTCGTAAATCTTGAACTCGCTGACGAGTCCGGGCAGATTCGGGTTGCACTCTGGGATGGATTAGCAGTTGATGCAAGTGAGACTCTAGAAGAAGGGCAAGTACTTCGAGTCAAAGGCCGCCCAAAAGAGGGCTATTCAGGCGTTGAGGTGAATGCTGAAAAAGCTGAGCCTGACACGGAAACGGAGATCAATGTAAGTGTAGCCGATACATATCAGATTTCAGACCTCTCACTGGGACTTTCAGATGTCAATCTGAAGGGTAAAGTGCTCGACACGGAGCCTGTCAGAACATTTGACCGTGATGATGGATCAGAAGGGAAAGTCGCCAACCTTGTACTGGGCGATGAAACCGGCCGAATTCGTGTTACGCTCTGGGATGAAAAAGCACCACAGACAGAGGAGCTTGCAGAAGGTCAATCAGTTGAAGTTATTGATGGCTATGTACGAGAGCGAGATGGTTCACTGGAGCTACATGCCGGAAATAGAGGCGCAATCGAAAAACTTGATGAAGAGATTGAATATGAACCAACCGGGACACCAATCGGTGAAGTTGAGATGGGAGATACGGTCGATTTAGTTGGGGTTATCCGATCATCAGATCCAAAGCGAACATTTGATCGAGATGACGGATCAGAAGGACAGGTAAGGAATATCCGTATTCAAGATGACACAGACGATATTCGGGTTGCATTGTGGGGAGATCTTGCCGATAAAGAGATTGGCCCCGGTGAACGAATCGCAGTCACAGATGTTGAAATTGAGGACGGCTGGCAAGATGATCTCGAAGGATCAGCAAACTGGCAGTCCTCTATCACGGTATTGGATACTGATCCAGCGCCACAGCAAGAATCTACAGCGGATAGTGGAGTAAATCTCTCTTCGTTTGAAGACACAGAGCAATCAACGGACGTAGGGAAGATAGAATCATCAACAGAAGTAGAATCAACTGAACAACAGCAGTCAGGTTCAGGAGACAGCATTGAGTTTACTGGAACTGTTGTACAGAGTCGAAATCCTGTTATCTTGGATAATGGTGAAGAGACAATTTCAATCGAAACAGATAAACAGGTGAATTTAGGAGAAGAGATCACGGTTCGAGGAGAAAAGCGGGAAAATGGGAGAATTGTTGCAGCCGAGATCATATAA
- a CDS encoding dihydroorotase: MLLTNAVLPDGQTADIRISGSTIDAVSPSLSPNDDERVFELSGTRVFPGAIDAHVHFREPGFTHKETWATGSKAAAAGGVTTVIDQPNTEPPTVTGRAVEEKLTLARTSLVNYGVNGGVTKQWDPDSLFTSPITALGEVFLADSTGDMGIDTELFETALGYASDANLPVTVHAEDASLFLDDVLSDSKGTGRDATADLWSQYRAAEAEITAVEDALASGERFDADIHVAHTSTPEAIDLVDKHIATCEVTPHHALLSRDDLSDLGTYGRMNPPLRSQDRQQAVLERIIDGKVDIIATDHAPHTQSEKNTSIVDAPSGVPGVETMVPLFLKLAEDGTLSYSRIRDLVARNPAEIFGLESKGSIEPGMDADLFVFDPDDITSISSDHLHGRCSWTPFEDHEAIFPVLTLVNGQIAYLDGTASVFNELSIDNDLFGDELGTNIASQ; encoded by the coding sequence ATGCTGCTCACGAATGCCGTCCTTCCGGACGGACAAACGGCTGACATTCGTATTTCCGGCTCAACAATTGACGCTGTTTCTCCTTCTCTTTCGCCAAACGATGACGAACGGGTTTTTGAGTTGTCTGGAACTCGTGTATTCCCCGGAGCAATTGATGCACATGTTCATTTTCGTGAACCTGGATTTACGCACAAAGAGACATGGGCAACAGGGAGCAAAGCAGCAGCCGCTGGCGGTGTGACAACCGTGATTGACCAACCAAATACAGAGCCACCAACCGTAACCGGACGTGCTGTTGAGGAAAAGCTCACGCTTGCACGTACATCACTCGTGAACTACGGCGTAAACGGAGGAGTGACCAAACAGTGGGATCCAGATTCACTTTTTACAAGTCCAATTACTGCGCTTGGAGAAGTGTTCTTGGCTGATTCAACTGGAGATATGGGCATTGATACTGAACTCTTTGAGACAGCACTTGGATATGCATCTGACGCCAATTTGCCGGTCACAGTACATGCTGAGGACGCATCGCTATTCTTGGATGATGTCCTCTCAGATTCCAAAGGGACCGGACGCGATGCAACTGCGGACCTATGGAGTCAGTATCGAGCTGCTGAGGCAGAAATTACGGCCGTTGAGGATGCCCTTGCATCAGGTGAGCGTTTTGATGCTGACATCCATGTTGCCCACACCTCAACGCCGGAGGCGATTGATCTTGTTGACAAGCACATTGCAACCTGTGAAGTCACTCCTCACCATGCACTGCTTTCTCGAGATGACCTTTCGGATCTTGGAACATACGGGCGGATGAATCCACCACTTCGTTCTCAAGACCGACAGCAGGCGGTTCTTGAGCGAATTATTGACGGGAAAGTTGATATCATTGCAACAGACCACGCACCACATACGCAGTCAGAAAAGAACACATCAATTGTTGATGCACCAAGTGGAGTCCCGGGCGTTGAAACGATGGTCCCACTGTTCTTGAAATTGGCTGAGGATGGGACACTGTCATACTCTCGTATCCGTGATCTTGTTGCCCGGAATCCAGCGGAGATCTTTGGCCTTGAGAGCAAAGGAAGCATTGAACCTGGCATGGATGCTGACTTGTTTGTCTTTGATCCAGACGACATTACATCGATTTCCAGCGATCATCTACATGGTCGATGTTCATGGACTCCTTTTGAAGATCATGAAGCTATTTTCCCAGTCTTGACACTCGTTAATGGACAGATTGCATACCTCGACGGAACTGCCTCCGTATTTAACGAATTATCTATTGATAATGACTTATTTGGCGACGAGCTTGGCACGAATATCGCATCTCAGTAG
- a CDS encoding aldehyde ferredoxin oxidoreductase family protein, translating into MTDLGGYHDRIARVNLTDGSVEYEGIDTEDAQKYIGGRGLGVKYVFEQGPGVEPLSEDNLLAFMTGPLTGSQVTMSGRLAVCTKSPLTETVVDSHQGGWSGARLKWAGLDGLLFDGQADSPVYAYIEDGEVELRDAENFWGLGVHETKDKIESELDGKYGSNLSFMGIGPGGENEVRYAAIINEDDRASGRGGTGCVMGNKNLKAVVVKATTDLPKPADKETFQEGVQQAMGLIQDSDVTAPNEGGLSVYGTNVLMNLTEEMDGLPTKNSQYVSTRTERSGSPSEPNIDAENVSGESVRENILVNEPTCHSCPVACKKEVEVSTDHHGEEKEVRMESYEYESAWALGPHAMNDDRDKIAVMIDRCNDLGIDTIEAGNALSMAMDASEEGLIDEGIDWGDADEMIDMIEQIGHREGEIADTLAEGAQRAADILGDRQLAMSVKGMAIPAYDPRCMKGMGIGYATSNRGACHLRGYTPAAEILGIPEEVDPYEWEGKGELCATFQDLHAISDSFDICKFNAFAEGIEEYVLQFNGMTGLDYSEEEMIECGKRIYTLERYYNNLVGFDGADDTLPDRFLPDTDRTIEGQGASEGEICELEQMKEEYYDVRNWEDGVVPDTRLDELGIDIGPGTDTSSGATAVGDD; encoded by the coding sequence ATGACCGATCTCGGCGGTTATCATGACCGAATTGCGCGGGTAAATCTCACCGATGGGTCAGTTGAGTACGAAGGGATTGACACAGAAGACGCACAAAAGTATATCGGCGGACGCGGACTTGGTGTCAAATACGTTTTTGAACAGGGTCCAGGTGTTGAACCACTTAGCGAAGATAATCTCTTAGCCTTCATGACCGGCCCGTTGACCGGATCACAGGTTACAATGAGTGGTAGACTGGCGGTCTGCACAAAATCGCCATTGACTGAAACGGTCGTTGATTCACATCAAGGTGGTTGGTCTGGTGCCCGATTAAAATGGGCTGGACTCGACGGGCTCCTCTTCGACGGACAGGCAGATAGCCCAGTTTACGCCTATATTGAGGATGGGGAGGTTGAACTTCGGGATGCAGAAAACTTCTGGGGATTGGGTGTCCATGAGACCAAAGATAAGATTGAATCAGAACTTGATGGCAAGTATGGATCAAATCTGAGCTTCATGGGTATTGGTCCGGGTGGCGAAAACGAAGTTCGCTATGCAGCAATCATCAATGAAGATGATCGAGCCTCGGGTCGAGGTGGCACTGGCTGCGTTATGGGCAACAAGAATTTGAAAGCTGTTGTTGTCAAAGCCACCACTGATCTCCCAAAACCAGCAGACAAAGAAACATTCCAAGAGGGTGTTCAGCAGGCGATGGGGTTAATCCAAGATTCTGATGTTACGGCTCCAAATGAGGGTGGATTGTCGGTTTATGGAACCAACGTACTGATGAATCTAACAGAGGAAATGGATGGACTTCCGACAAAGAATAGCCAGTACGTTTCAACACGGACTGAACGGTCCGGGTCACCCTCAGAACCAAATATTGATGCAGAAAATGTTTCTGGAGAAAGTGTCCGAGAGAATATCCTTGTTAATGAGCCAACCTGTCATTCCTGCCCGGTTGCATGTAAGAAAGAAGTTGAAGTATCAACCGACCACCATGGTGAAGAAAAAGAGGTTCGCATGGAATCCTACGAGTATGAATCAGCATGGGCCCTTGGCCCACACGCGATGAACGATGACCGAGACAAAATCGCGGTCATGATCGATCGTTGTAACGACCTCGGGATTGACACAATTGAGGCAGGAAATGCTCTGTCAATGGCAATGGATGCATCAGAAGAAGGATTGATTGATGAAGGTATTGACTGGGGTGATGCTGATGAAATGATTGACATGATTGAACAGATTGGTCATCGTGAAGGGGAAATCGCTGATACCCTTGCTGAGGGGGCTCAACGAGCAGCCGATATTCTTGGCGACCGGCAACTGGCTATGTCGGTTAAGGGAATGGCAATCCCAGCATACGACCCTCGCTGTATGAAAGGTATGGGCATTGGATATGCAACGTCAAACCGTGGTGCCTGTCATCTCCGCGGCTACACGCCGGCTGCTGAAATCTTGGGCATCCCAGAAGAGGTCGACCCATATGAGTGGGAAGGTAAGGGTGAATTGTGTGCCACCTTCCAAGATCTCCACGCCATCTCTGATTCATTTGATATCTGTAAATTCAACGCATTCGCCGAAGGAATCGAAGAGTATGTACTCCAATTCAACGGTATGACTGGACTCGATTACAGTGAAGAGGAGATGATCGAATGTGGTAAGCGGATCTATACCCTTGAGCGATACTACAATAATCTCGTTGGATTTGATGGCGCAGATGATACACTTCCAGACCGGTTCTTGCCAGATACAGACCGGACAATCGAAGGCCAAGGTGCAAGCGAAGGTGAAATCTGTGAGCTTGAACAGATGAAAGAAGAATACTATGACGTCCGCAATTGGGAGGATGGTGTGGTGCCAGATACTCGGCTTGATGAATTAGGGATTGACATTGGCCCCGGAACCGATACCTCATCTGGTGCAACCGCCGTCGGTGACGACTGA
- the gpmI gene encoding 2,3-bisphosphoglycerate-independent phosphoglycerate mutase has product MDAALVILDGWGIGDHDRRNAVATASTPTFDRIVSTSISGQLSASGRDVGLPDGQMGNSEVGHLNIGAGRVVTQPFTRIEDAIEDGSFFENEVLVEAVKSAARANNCVHFMGLMSPGGVHSHQRHLKALLKLASKYNAESTTHAFLDGRDTPPKSATSDIETIQQAVAEYETGSISTIMGRYYAMDRDENWSRTKQAYDAIVNREAQYQAETPIEALNDAYEREETDEFVIPTTISDGIALSEGDTVVFFNFRPDRARQLVRTLTDTDPEWEYTTTPPEIKLVTMTEYDEEYEFPVAYPPDEPEATLGTVLADQGLTQLRIAESEKYPHVTYFINGGREGAFEGEIREIVSSPDVPTYDEQPEMSAAEVTNQAISIINESDPNVLVLNYANPDMVGHTGDFEAAVTAVETVDHELGRLLGSLDCPVIIIADHGNADDMGTPENPHTAHTTNPVPFIYVPKNRSKPVDITVRSDGRLADVVPTLLSLLGIQKPTSMTGESLLIENPE; this is encoded by the coding sequence ATGGATGCTGCGCTGGTGATTTTGGACGGTTGGGGAATTGGTGACCATGATCGGCGCAATGCGGTTGCAACTGCATCGACACCTACCTTTGACCGAATTGTTAGTACCAGTATTTCTGGGCAACTATCTGCTTCTGGACGAGATGTCGGATTACCAGATGGACAAATGGGAAACAGTGAGGTCGGTCACCTGAATATTGGAGCTGGTCGTGTCGTGACTCAGCCATTTACGCGAATTGAAGATGCTATTGAAGACGGATCATTCTTTGAGAACGAGGTACTTGTCGAAGCAGTCAAGTCTGCCGCTAGAGCAAACAACTGCGTTCATTTCATGGGGCTCATGAGTCCGGGAGGAGTGCACTCACATCAACGTCATCTCAAGGCACTGCTAAAGTTAGCTTCCAAATATAATGCAGAGTCAACCACCCATGCATTTCTGGATGGGAGAGACACCCCACCGAAGTCAGCAACGTCAGATATTGAGACGATTCAGCAGGCGGTTGCGGAATATGAAACAGGAAGCATCAGCACAATAATGGGGCGATATTATGCGATGGATCGGGATGAAAATTGGAGTCGGACGAAGCAAGCCTACGATGCAATTGTCAACAGAGAGGCACAGTATCAAGCGGAAACACCTATTGAAGCATTAAATGACGCATACGAGCGAGAGGAAACAGACGAGTTTGTTATCCCCACAACTATTTCTGATGGAATAGCACTTTCTGAAGGAGACACTGTCGTGTTCTTTAATTTTAGACCGGATCGGGCAAGACAGCTTGTCAGGACGCTGACTGACACCGATCCAGAATGGGAATATACCACAACGCCACCAGAGATTAAGCTTGTGACGATGACGGAGTATGATGAAGAGTATGAGTTCCCGGTCGCATATCCACCGGATGAACCAGAAGCAACATTGGGGACAGTACTCGCAGATCAGGGGCTAACACAGCTTCGAATCGCCGAATCAGAAAAGTATCCACACGTAACGTACTTTATCAATGGTGGACGTGAAGGTGCGTTCGAGGGCGAAATACGAGAGATTGTCTCGAGTCCAGACGTTCCAACCTATGATGAACAGCCTGAGATGAGTGCAGCGGAGGTCACAAATCAGGCAATTAGTATTATTAACGAATCGGATCCAAATGTTCTGGTCCTGAATTATGCAAATCCAGATATGGTTGGACACACGGGTGATTTTGAGGCTGCGGTTACTGCTGTCGAGACAGTTGATCACGAGTTAGGACGACTCTTGGGATCACTCGACTGTCCGGTAATTATCATTGCTGACCACGGAAACGCTGATGACATGGGAACACCTGAAAACCCGCATACGGCACATACAACAAATCCAGTTCCATTCATTTATGTTCCTAAAAACCGATCTAAGCCGGTGGATATCACAGTCCGCAGTGACGGTCGGCTTGCAGATGTTGTACCAACTCTGTTGTCACTACTTGGGATTCAAAAACCGACATCAATGACTGGCGAGTCATTACTCATCGAGAACCCGGAGTAA
- a CDS encoding stage II sporulation protein M gives MNPNYLANTVQTQWQHLRPYVAGVIGLFVVSIVLGAGLVAIGFDIFSALTGEGIEDAFPDELTLQAILVNNTIAFLAMIALGAITLGVFALLAILINGIVIGFVAGPAVAEQGLGETLVLLVPHGILELPAIFIAAAVGLRAGHIIVNRIRGVREQLITRSELHGLAAVIAIAWIALAIAAAIEVYVTPALYEFLYGPLNDEI, from the coding sequence GTGAACCCAAACTACTTGGCCAATACGGTCCAGACACAGTGGCAGCATCTTCGTCCCTATGTTGCTGGTGTCATTGGGCTGTTTGTCGTTAGTATCGTTCTCGGAGCTGGACTAGTCGCTATCGGGTTTGATATCTTCTCTGCGCTCACTGGAGAAGGAATTGAAGATGCATTCCCAGACGAACTAACGTTACAGGCGATCTTGGTTAACAATACGATTGCCTTCTTAGCAATGATTGCCCTCGGTGCCATTACCCTGGGTGTGTTTGCTCTCCTTGCCATCTTGATTAATGGTATTGTTATTGGATTCGTAGCCGGACCTGCCGTTGCTGAACAGGGATTAGGCGAAACTCTCGTGTTACTTGTTCCACACGGAATTCTTGAATTGCCAGCAATCTTTATTGCTGCTGCTGTCGGGCTTCGTGCTGGTCATATCATTGTTAACCGGATTAGAGGAGTCCGTGAGCAACTCATAACACGCTCAGAACTTCATGGGTTGGCAGCAGTCATTGCTATTGCATGGATTGCTCTTGCAATTGCCGCCGCTATTGAAGTGTATGTCACGCCAGCCCTGTACGAATTTCTGTATGGGCCGTTAAACGATGAGATATAA
- a CDS encoding alpha/beta fold hydrolase, translated as MTDINRPSVDGSEVQYQIAGEGPVVLFVPSPGFGGWQWAWQFQEIAGPYRAVTYLPSGTRDSDSELRSIQQTTYHIERLLKEENVRHVQLLGFGLGSLVALEYAKRYNRAQSLLLISTPNSPLEEYFDAMRTYAVTANNRDQTAAVTTELTSISFKQQSPQSFDQLVEWRMQEDPEPSGWADISAVLDDYSRDWPLYEMTLPTQVLRGTNDPIVGRSETVDLTDNLPRGMRTDIKSSGHLPMVERASTVNDLIAGHLEEHTTRELE; from the coding sequence ATGACTGATATCAACCGCCCTTCCGTTGATGGCTCTGAAGTTCAGTATCAGATTGCTGGCGAAGGACCTGTAGTACTGTTTGTACCGTCTCCTGGATTCGGTGGATGGCAATGGGCCTGGCAATTTCAGGAAATTGCTGGACCATATAGGGCTGTTACATACCTTCCTTCTGGAACCAGAGACTCGGATAGCGAACTGCGATCAATTCAACAAACAACATATCATATTGAACGCCTCCTCAAAGAAGAAAATGTTCGGCATGTCCAACTTCTCGGATTTGGACTTGGTAGCCTCGTTGCTCTTGAGTATGCTAAGCGATACAACCGAGCGCAGTCTCTTCTTTTGATCAGCACACCCAATTCGCCGCTTGAGGAATACTTTGATGCGATGCGCACATATGCCGTGACAGCTAACAATCGAGATCAAACTGCAGCGGTAACGACTGAGCTTACCTCTATATCTTTCAAGCAACAATCTCCGCAGTCTTTTGACCAACTTGTTGAATGGCGTATGCAGGAAGACCCAGAACCATCTGGATGGGCTGATATTAGTGCTGTCCTTGATGATTACAGCCGAGACTGGCCACTATATGAAATGACTCTCCCAACGCAAGTGCTACGAGGAACAAACGATCCAATTGTGGGCAGATCAGAAACAGTAGACTTGACTGACAATTTACCACGAGGCATGCGGACTGATATTAAATCGAGTGGTCACCTTCCAATGGTCGAGCGTGCTTCAACAGTTAATGACCTTATCGCCGGCCATCTTGAGGAACACACCACAAGAGAGCTCGAATAA
- a CDS encoding DUF6757 family protein, producing MQCHYCDDDAVYAAESDGIKVGLCEQHFQERLEELAESDAFKRIKDQVDVNRRE from the coding sequence ATGCAGTGTCACTACTGTGATGATGACGCCGTATATGCTGCAGAGTCCGATGGGATCAAGGTTGGGCTCTGTGAGCAACATTTTCAGGAACGGCTCGAAGAACTAGCTGAATCAGACGCATTCAAGCGGATTAAAGACCAAGTAGACGTAAACCGTCGCGAGTAG
- a CDS encoding PHP domain-containing protein, whose protein sequence is MVIADLHVHTTNSDGQLSFADLPAAAKEAGLEVIAVTDHDRIHPQIDAPVIVRDGVTIIHGIELRVQADDLRVDLLGLGVSPTAELQAECDRLGADRIQRAQSIIACIEQRLNVKLNIELSEKVGRPHIARAVVEHAETVYETEQAVFDELIGRDCPCYRSRSVPTFEQGVALLKDACAIVGLAHPFRYSDPQAALKLAVELDGVEREYPYDSSVDVSEVDKIINDYELLALGGSDAHGKRLGKTGLTAKQYATVAERLPDSN, encoded by the coding sequence ATGGTCATTGCTGACCTGCACGTGCATACAACGAACTCAGATGGTCAACTCTCATTTGCTGATCTACCAGCAGCAGCAAAGGAGGCTGGTCTGGAGGTCATCGCAGTTACAGATCATGATCGTATACATCCACAGATCGATGCACCAGTAATTGTCCGCGACGGGGTAACAATTATTCACGGCATCGAGCTTCGGGTGCAGGCAGATGATCTTCGAGTCGATTTGCTTGGGCTCGGGGTCTCCCCAACAGCTGAGCTGCAGGCTGAATGTGATCGGCTTGGAGCGGACCGGATACAGCGAGCGCAATCGATAATCGCGTGTATTGAACAGCGTCTGAACGTCAAACTGAATATTGAGTTATCCGAGAAGGTTGGTCGTCCACATATTGCACGTGCAGTTGTAGAGCACGCAGAGACTGTCTATGAGACAGAGCAGGCTGTATTCGACGAATTAATCGGACGGGATTGTCCATGCTACCGATCCCGGTCGGTCCCCACGTTTGAACAGGGAGTAGCACTGCTAAAAGATGCGTGTGCAATCGTTGGACTAGCACATCCATTTCGGTACAGCGATCCACAGGCCGCGCTGAAACTTGCTGTGGAACTTGATGGTGTTGAGCGGGAGTATCCATACGATAGCTCAGTGGATGTATCTGAGGTTGATAAGATAATCAATGATTATGAATTGCTGGCACTTGGAGGATCCGATGCACACGGAAAGAGACTCGGGAAAACAGGTCTGACCGCAAAGCAGTACGCCACCGTTGCAGAACGTCTTCCAGACAGTAACTGA
- a CDS encoding DUF2795 domain-containing protein yields the protein MQLNGTGEQLKSEQYPLTTAEVIEKYGTVEIEHQNGSERLGDVLGRCDPETYESSTDLIFTIYAAMSEDAVGRKGYCDRDPTPPGVTPPTEPVSF from the coding sequence ATGCAACTGAACGGTACTGGGGAACAGCTCAAAAGCGAGCAGTATCCACTGACAACAGCAGAGGTAATTGAAAAATACGGTACAGTTGAAATTGAGCATCAAAATGGATCAGAGCGTCTCGGTGACGTACTTGGTCGATGCGACCCTGAAACATATGAGTCCTCAACAGATCTAATCTTCACCATCTATGCTGCAATGTCCGAAGATGCCGTTGGCCGAAAAGGATATTGTGACCGGGATCCGACCCCACCCGGCGTAACACCTCCAACTGAACCAGTTTCATTTTAG
- a CDS encoding DUF5786 family protein, giving the protein MPMGDYDEDEHERREQKATAVDTSFASDREDYHGEVEYDTGSSTEDLLNTFEEIKSQ; this is encoded by the coding sequence ATGCCAATGGGTGACTATGACGAAGACGAACACGAGCGTCGCGAACAGAAGGCAACTGCAGTTGATACATCGTTTGCAAGCGACCGGGAAGACTACCACGGGGAGGTAGAATATGATACAGGGAGTTCGACTGAGGATCTTCTGAACACATTCGAAGAGATCAAATCGCAGTGA